The Streptococcus sanguinis genomic sequence TTCAGCTACTTGAGTTCTCGCCCTTTATTGATTTTACAGATGTTGAGGCCTTTCGCAAAGAAACGGGCTTTCCCATTACATTTGGAGACTTGTTGGAAAATCTCTACCAGCTGCTCAACACTCGGACAAAAAATGGTAACCTCTTAGTTGATAAACTAATCAGTGAGGGATTGATTCCTGAGGACAATACCCACCACTACTTCAACGGCAAGAGCCTGGCAACCTTTTCCAGCCATGATGCTATCCGAGAGGTGGTTTACGTGGAATCACGCGTGGATACTGATCAAGACGGTCGTCCGGATCTCATCAAAGTCAGCATTATCCGGCCCCGCTATCAAGGAAAAATCCCTGCTGTCATGACCGCTTCTCCTTATCATCAAGGAACCAATGATCCTGCCAGCGACAAGGCTCTCCACGACATGAATGTGGACTTAGTAAAAAAAGAGCCTCATCAAATCACAGTACAAGATCCTGAGCTCAAATTGCTCCAGCTGGATTCGCTGTCTCCTGCCCAAGAAGTCTCTGAAGCCGAGGAAAAATTGGGTCATATCGGCACCTACACGCTCAATGATTACTTGCTGCCCCGCGGCTTTGCCAATCTCTATGTGTCTGGCGTAGGAACCAAAGACTCTGAAGGCCTGATGACCAGCGGTGACTATCAGCAGATCGAAGCCTATAAGAATGTTATTGATTGGCTCAATGGCCGCTGCAGAGCCTTCACCGACCACACACGCCAGCGGGAAATCAAGGCCACTTGGTCCAACGGAAAAGTGGCTACGACCGGTATCTCCTATCTAGGCACCATGTCCAACGGGCTGGCTACAACTGGAGTAGATGGACTGGAAGTCATCATCGCTGAAGCTGGAATTTCTTCTTGGTACAACTACTACCGCGAAAACGGTCTCGTCACTAGTCCCGGAGGTTACCCAGGAGAGGATTTTGAATCCTTGACCGAATTAACTTACTCCCGCAACCTGAGGGCTGGTGACTACCTGCGTCATAATGATGCTTATCAGCAAAGCCTAGAGCAACAGCGTAAGGACCTAGACCGGCAAACCGGAGATTACAATCAATTTTGGCATGACCGCAACTACCTACTCCATGCAGATAAGGTCAAGGCCGAAGTCGTCTTCACCCATGGATCTCAAGACTGGAATGTCAAGCCCTTCCATGTCTATAATATGTTCCGAGCTCTGCCAGCTCACATCAAAAAGCATCTTTTCTTCCATAACGGTGCCCATGTTTACATGAACAACTGGCAGTCCATCGACTTCCGTGAGTCTATCAATGCTCTGCTGAGCAATAAACTGCTGGGATATGAATCAGACTTCGAACTGCCAGCAGTCATTTGGCAGGAAAACAGCCAAGCTCAAAACTGGCTGACCTTGGAAGACTTCGGCGGACAAGAGCAGAAACTTCAGCTCCAACTAGGCCAAAACTGCCAATCTATCAAAAATCAATACCCAGAAGAAGACTATAATCGTTTTGCAAAAAATTACCAAAGCTTCAAGACTGAGCTTTTTGAAGGTAAGGTCAACCAGATTACTCTGGACTGGACCTTGGAAAAGGACCTCTTTCTCAACGGAGCGAGCCAGCTCAATCTTCGCCTCAAATCCAGCACCGATAAGGGACTACTTTCTGCTCAATTGCTGGACTTCGGACCAGCTAAACGCCTCACACCGATTCCTACGCCTATTGAGCCTAGAGTCATGGACAACGGCCGCTACTATATGCTGGACAATCTGGTTGAACTCCCCCATACTGAAACGCCTCATCGCGTCATCACCAAAGGTTTTCTCAATCTGCAAAATCGAACCAATCTACTGACAGTCGAAGAAGTCACTCCTGACCAATGGCTGGAATTTTCCTTTGAACTGCAACCAACTATCTATAAGATGAAAAAAGGAGACCAACTGCGCCTCGTCCTCTACACTACAGACTTTGAACATACCGTTCGTGATAAGACCGACTATAAGCTGACTGTAGATTTGAAGCAATCTAGTCTGGATTTGCCAACCATGACATCACATTAATAAAAGAAAAAGGCGCTGAAATTCAGCGCCTTTTCTTTTATCGTAGATTGAGATATTCCTCTGCATATTTTTTATAATCCGGCTTTTCCTTGCGGTTCATAGCAAAGAGCATACTGCCTGTGAGATAGTCATCATCTGAGTCAGGAATTAGCATAATAGCAATATTTTTATCTTTCTCAGGAAAGACGATAGAAAATGTTCCGCCATTATCTTTCCGAGTCAGGCCGTAATAACTCACTCCATTCTTAAAACCAACTGCATTTTGAGTATACTCATACTCTTCTTCGTTGACAATAATGGTCTTGTCTTTTATTTCAATGGTCTTTTGTTCACCGCTAGCATCCTGTACATTCCATTTTCCCTGAATTTTGGGACTGCCACTGCAGCCAATTAGGATGAAGAGGGATGAGAGCACTACTAACAGCAAAGCTTTTATCTTCTTGTTTTTCAAGTTGTCTTCTCCTTGGTATATAGATTCATGACCATTCTACTATAAAGGCTAAATTTTTGTCAAACCTCTTAGAAATCTTCTTCTTGCCACTTTTCCAAAAAATGATATAATTTGAAGAGTGAAGATTACCAAGGGCTTAGCCCTTGTGAGAGAAAGGAAAGAAAATCTTATGATGAACATGCAAAGCATGATGAAGCAAGCACAAAAGCTTCAAAAACAAATGGAAAAAGGACAGGCAGAACTAGCTGCAACAGAATTCACCGGCAAATCAGCCCAAGATTTAGTCGTCGCTAAACTGACAGGCGATAAAAAGGTAGTCAGCATTGACTTCAATCCAGCCGTTGTGGATCCTGAAGATTTGGAAACTCTGTCAGAGATGACTGCGCAGGCCCTGAATCACGCGCTGGCTCAGATTGATGATGCTACTCAGAAGAAAATGGGCGCTTTCGCAGGCAAATTGCCATTTTAAGCAAGATAAATAACCTTCCAACTTGACTAAACATAAGTCAAGCAATACTCGAACCAGCAAAAAAGACTGAAGAATCTCAGTCTTTTTTGATTTATAGTTGTTCCCTCATCAGTCCACTACACAAAATTAAGCAAATCCGCTGCCTTACTCATCAAAAGCAGGGCATAGTCAGGATTGTTCTGCAGTTCCTTGATAGAGCTTTGCACCAGCTCTAAATCATCGGTAATCATGCCGTCAACACCCAGACGGAAGGATTTGCCAATGCTGTCTGCATCGTTGATGGTCCAGTCATAAAGCTTCTTATCCGTCGTCCATAGCTTATCGACAAAGTTTTCATCGAGGGTTGAGTACTCCATCGTATAGCCGGAAGCCTGTGTTCGTGGGAAAATAGTATTGTAGGGCAGGATAAAGAAGGTCGGTATGCTCTCATCATACTGGACTGTCTTGTCAATAACCTGGTAGTCCAAGGACTGAATCTGGTGGCCATAAACCTTGATATTGGCTCCGTATTGGCTCAGGAAACGGTCCATCATATCGTCTGAATCCAAGCTGCTGGTCTTGATTTCTATCAAGAGTCGCTGGCCCATTTGATTGGCTCGTTTGAGATAAGCATCAAAGCTTGAAATTTTGGCAGTGTGTCCATTTTCTGAAATATCTAAAGCCGTCAGCTCTTGCAGAGTCAGCTCTTGCGGTTTAGCATCAACGCCGGCCAAGGCTTTTAGATTGGCATCGTGCATCATGACAAACTGGCCATCCTTGGTCTCCTGTACATCCATTTCGATATAATCCGGCTTGAGCAGAACTGTCTTCTCAAGCGACTCAACCGTATTCTGGACACCATTTCCCTGCGAAACTCCACGGTGTGAGATGGTCAGAGGGACATTTTCCAAGGGCAGATTGAGATAGACAAATCCTTCAAGGGCAAAGACAGAGCTAGTGACCAAAAGGATAAACCAGCGCATGAGAGGCAGGCCTTTCCTGTAGCGGTACTCAGACAGCTTGCTGTCTGTCAGAAAAGCCACAAACTTAATCAGAAAGTAGGCTACCATGAAGTAATAAGCAAGCTTGATGAGGCAGTAATTGACAACCGCTGCTATCAAGGCTATCTGATTGGACTGGCCATCCGCATACTGCTGCAACATCAAAATCGGAATGCTGCATAAAAGAAAGAAGAGAAAGCTCTTGGCCAGTATCCAAAAGAGCTGCCAAGTATAGCGAATCAAGTGCCCCTTGGTCTTCTCCAAACTATACCTAATCGCATCTCGTAGGCGGAAATGCTCAAAAAAGAGCTTGGGCAGGGCAAACATCAGGCGGACAGCTATCAAAAAAAGCAGAAAACCTAAAGCATAGATTGATAATTTCATCCATAAGGCCGTCTTGAGATAGGTCACGATAAATTCTGGAATCAGAATTTTATTCAAGTAGTAGATTTTGAGAATTTGCCGCAGAAAGGGAAAGATAAAGCCCATATACAGTGCAATGAAGAGGACCTTACTGGGCCGGGCATAGCGAATCAGCGAACCGCTGTCTTTGAAACTTTTCTTAATAAACTGAAAGGCGCTGCGTTCTTCCTCGTCCAGAAGATTGCGGAGCCCCATAAATATCAGTCCAATCTGAAAATAAGCGATAAAGAGATTGACCGCAAAAAGCGCTAGAAAGGCTAAGCCAACCCAGACATTTGAAGTCAGAACCTTCAGGGCATTTGTATAAGATAAGAAGAGGTAGCCTGTCTGCTTGAGCAGAGCTTCTGCTGCAAAGGAGTTGAAAGGCACCCAGGCCAGCTCCATGAGCATAAAGACTGTGAAAAAGAGCAACAGAATTTTATCAAGATTACGATAGAGACGTAAAAGTCCCAGTCTTTGTGATTTCATTTTCTTCCTTTATGTTGTGAATAATACAAAACTTGCTAAAAAGCGATTCTTATTTAAAACAAGGTTGAGACAGATGTCCCAACCTTATTTTTATTTTCCAAATAGACGTGCCCAGAAGCCCTTTCTTTCTTGCTCCTGCACCTTTTCCTTGGCTTCATCCAACTCCAACAGCAAGGTTTCACGCTCATTCATAGCCTTAGCTGTCAGCTGCTGCTGTTGGTCCAGCTGCTTGTCCTTTTCAGCAATCTGAACATCCTTTATGCGCAGCTGCTCATCTTTCTTAGCCAGTTGGCTGTCCTTGGCCTTAAGCTGCTCATAGAGACGCACAATCTCAGCATTTTTTTCATCCACCAAGATTTCCATCAGCTCGCGTTGCTTCACATCTTCGCTAACAGGTTCATCTTCAAAAATAGTTTTCTTATAAATCTCTTCCAGCTTAATCAAGCCGCTGCGGGTCACCACCGTGACTCCTTTTTCATTCTTTTCCGTATCTTCTGGCGGCAGTGCCTTGACACGATTGTTAATCGCCTGGCGGCTAACTCCAAGAATCTCGGCTAACTCGCTGACTGTCTTTTCAATTGCCATAATTTCCTCAAAAACTTTTTCTAGTTTGTAGATACCTAAATCTTATCATATCAAGCCTTAACTGTCAAATTTCACAATATTTTTTGAGCCTGACTCCTATCTTTTTAGCCCTTTTTTATGATACAATGAGACAGATTAGTCTAGTAAGAGAAATAAAAAAATATAATGAATTTAGAAACCTAGAGATGTTCAGCTACAGCCTTCCAAGAGGAACTGCAAGATAGCAAAAAGGCATCCGTAAGGATATACCAGACTTCCAACCAACAGATAAAAACCACTTTCCACGAAAGGAAAAGACCAATGAAGTATTTCGACACAATCATCATCGGAGGAGGACCGGCTGGCATGATGGCTGCCATTTCCAGTTCTTTCTACGGACAGAAGACCTTGCTCCTTGAGAAAAATAAACGATTGGGAAAGAAACTAGCTGGTACAGGCGGCGGCCGCTGCAATGTGACCAATAACGGAAACCTGGATGACCTCATGGCTGGCATTCCCGGTAACGGTCGCTTTCTTTACAGCGTCTTTTCCCAGTTTGACAACCATGACATTATCAACTTTTTTACTGAGAACGGCGTCAAACTCAAGGTCGAAGACCACGGCCGAGTTTTCCCAGCGACAGACAAGTCCCGCACCATTATCGAAGCTTTGGAAAAGAAAATTGCAGAGCTGGGTGGTACTGTCATCACCAATACCGAAATTGTCTCCGTCAAAAAATCCGATAGCCTTTTTACTGTCAGAGCCAGCGACCAGACTTGGACCTGCCAGAAATTGATTGTGACGACTGGCGGCAAGTCCTACCCTTCAACTGGCTCGACAGGATTTGGCCACGATATTGCCCGACACTTCAAGCATACAGTAACCGACCTAGAGGCTGCTGAAAGTCCTCTTATGACTGACTTTCCTCACAAAGCGCTTCAGGGGATTTCGCTGGACGATGTGACCCTGAGCTACGGAAAGCATGTCATTACCCACGACCTGCTCTTTACCCACTTTGGCCTATCAGGTCCGGCAGCCCTGCGCTTGTCTAGCTTTGTCAAGGGTGGCGAAACCATCTATCTGGATCTTCTGCCACAGATGAGTCAGCAGGATTTGGCAGAATTTTTAGAAGAACATCGGGAAAAATCGCTGAAGAACTGCCTGAAAATTCTCCTGCCCGAGCGAATGGCAGACTTTTTTGCCCAACCCTTTCCCGAGAAAGTCAAACAACTCAATCTCAGTGAAAAAGAGGCTCTCATCAAACAAATCAAAGAATTGCCCATCCCTGTCACTGGCAAAATGTCCCTGGCCAAGTCCTTTGTAACCAAAGGCGGCGTCAGCCTCAAAGAAATTAATCCCAAAACTCTGGAAAGCAAGCTTGTTCCCGGCCTCCACTTTGCTGGAGAGGTCCTAGACATCAATGCCCACACAGGCGGCTTCAACATCACATCTGCCCTCTGCACCGGCTGGGTAGCAGGAAGCTTGCATTATGAGTGATTGGGAAAATATTTAAAAGTAATTAAAAAAAGTGGTCGAGGTACACTCTCGACCACTTTTTATTCTGCATTTGTCCGAACATAAGCCGCAATCACATCTGCTGTGTACTGGGCAGTTCCTAGTCCGAATTGATCGATATTCTTCTTGAATTCTGGATTGTGGACATAGCCCTGACCGATGTGGGCAAAGACTTGCAGTGAGCAGTCAAAGCCAAAAGTGCGAATGGCTTGTAAGAGACGTGTAGCCTGCTCTTGATTTTCCGCTGCTTCAACTGGCAAGCCTTGTTGCATATTCTCTGCCAGACTTTGAAAAACTTGATTGAAGGCTGCGGCAGATTCTTCTTCCCGTCCATTTTGACGAGTCAATGCTTCTGCCATGACTTCTTGCCCGTATTCTTTGACAGCTTCTTGATGGTATTTTTGATTGTCTTCGTAGGTAAAACCTGCGAATTTTTCTTTCATTGTCATCTTTCTTTCTCCCTTTTCATCTTGGATGGTTTTTTGCAAGGTGGAAATCAAGGTATCCAAGCGGTCTCTTTCCTGCTTCAAATACTCTAATTGCCTAACCAGATGCGGCAATAAAGTCTGTTCATCCTGACTCAGCAGCTCTGCTATTTTCTCCAAAGAAAACCCCAGATACTTATAGTAAAGGATGACCTGCAGCCTCTCTAAATCAGCTTGGCTGTATATCCGATAGCCATTTTCTAATTTGTCAGGGACTAAAAGTCCGATTTTGTCGTAATGATGCAGGGTTTTGACAGAGACTCCCGAAAGCTGCGCAGCTTCTTTGATATGGTACATGATAGACCTCCTTACCACTATAGTATAAGCCCTGACCTAAGGTCAGGGTCAAGCTTTTTTAGAAATTTTTTTAACCGCCTTAGAGTTTCCAAAGCGGCTAGTATTTATTTGCGAGAAACCATAGCAATAAAGCCCAGTTTTTCCTGATTCTTTTGGAACATCTTAAACATCTTCATAAATTGACTGTAGTTTTCTTTTTTAAGGGCATTGAAGCAAATTTTCAGAGTGCCGCCTAGTCCTTCGTCATATATCATCCCTCGAAGGCTCATCAAGGTCATTTCACCGACAAAGGTGTCCACACGGTCAAAAGCATGAGAACGTGCCAGCTGAATCCAAGATCCCTCGGTTAGAGGCCCCACATTGACATTAATCGCACGAGATAGCTCTTCCCGGACATTCTCATCTTTTTGCTTGAGCATGACGTCGTGGGTGAGGAGCACTCCACCTGGCTTCAGCACCCGGTAGTACTCATCCATACATTTGGCCTTCCCCTTATCCGTCTGCATGGTCAGCATGGCTTCATTGATAACAATATCAAAAGAATTGTCATCATAAGGCAGCTTCATAGCATTAGCCTGCTCAAATGTGACGAGTTCACTCACACCAGCCTTGTCTCCATTAAGCTTAGCCTGAGCCAGCGCAGCCTTATCCAAATCAACTGCAGTAATTTGGCAGCCATATTTTTTAGCTAGCTCGATTGTTGTGGTCCCCATATTACAGGCAACCTCTAGAACTTTCTTATCGCTGGAAAAATGCCCCTGCTCAATCAGCCAGTCCGTTGCCAGCTTGCCACCGGGACGAAGGCGTTTCTTTCCTAATTTTGCTAAAAATTTATGACCTGCTTCTGCCATTTCCGAACCTCCATGATTTTTATTGCTTCCATTATAGCATAAAATATTATATTTTCAGATAATTCTTAGAATTTAACAAAAAAACAGACCGATTCAATCTGTCTTGTATCTCTTTACAGCCCAAGAAATCCAGCCAGATAGCGCAGCAAGGCCACCAAGACTACACCAAATACAACAGTTGCAATTAAGTTCTTATACTTAAAAGCCACATAGCTAGTCGGAAAAACAGCCATTAAATCCAGCCATTTAAAACTCGGCAGCTGACCTGTTTTAGCATTGGTGACACTAGACAGGATAAGGGCAAAGATAATGGAAACTGGCAAATATTTGAGGAAACGCTCTACCATAGGCGGAAGCCCCTTGTACTTGACTAGGATAAAGGGCAAAACCCGTGGAATCCAAGTGACTAGAGCTGACAAAAGAATAACCAGCAAAATATATTTACTTATCATCCAAAATCACCCCCACTGTACAGCCTAGCAAGGTTGCAAAAAGCACCGCCAGCGAATTTTGAAGCAGCATAGTTAGGACTAAGTAGGCAAGACCCACCACACCTAAGACCAAAAAGAGCTTCTTTATCTTGACTCGTCGCAGCATGATTGTAAACTGAGAAGAGAAAATGCCAATAAACATGGCGACTAGGGCAAAGTCCAGGCCAAAGCTCTCAGGATTGGGCAGAAGGGCACCAAGGGCTGTTCCCAAAACAGATCCCAAGATCCAAGCAGTATAACCCATGAAATTGTTACCCATCATCCAGCTGGCAGCAATCTCTTTTGTATGCACCTGCTCCCCCATCAAGACTCCATAAGATTCATCTGTTAAAAAAGACCCAATGACAATGTTCTGCATCAAGCTAGACTTACGAAAAAGAGTTGATGCATGCAGACAGAGCAGAAGATGCCGAATATTGATGAGAAAAACAGTCAGTGCAATGGCTAAGACCGGCGCCTGCTGGGTAAATAAACCAATCATGGCAAACTGGGCACTGCCGGCATAAACCAAAATACTCATCAGCCCCATCTCCAAGGGATTCATATAGGGTGCCGCCATGATGCCACAGGCTAGGCCAATCCCAATATAGCCCAGAGCCGTTGGCACTGCCGCCTGTGCCCCCTGTTTAAATGTCTGCCCGCGCATTCTTCTCCTTTACTCCATCGTTTCAAAAGCCAGACTTGGCTTAGCATTGAGGTCCAAACTGGCAAAATTCTTCTTATTCCACTCACTGACACTGGCATAGGCAATCATACCAGCATTGTCACCGCAGAGCCGCAGAGGCGGAATGATCACCTTAACATCCTGAATCTCAGCTGCCAAACGTTCTCTCAGGCCTTGATTGGCCGCAACACCGCCCGCTATGACCAGAGTCTGGACTGGATATTTTTCCAGCGCTTTTTTAGTCTTGGCCATGAGAATATCCATGACCGCTGCCTGAAAGCTTTCTGACAAGTCTTGATTAGACAAGTACTCTCCTTTTTGTTGGGCATTGTGGTGCAGATTGATAAAGGCTGACTTGAGACCGGAAAAAGAAAATTCCAGATTGTCTTCCTTGATCATTGCTCGCGGAAAATCATAAATATCCTGTCCTTGATGAGCCAGCTGATCAATCTCCCGACCTGCTGGATAGGTCAGGCCCATAACGCGACCGACTTTGTCATAGGCTTCACCGACCGCATCATCGCGAGTTTCCCCCACAATCTTATAGTCACCAGCCTGACTGACATAGACCAGCTCAGTATGGCCG encodes the following:
- a CDS encoding Xaa-Pro dipeptidyl-peptidase: MRFNQYSYAKTKRENMLIELAELGFFYDSNRSDKENLEDFLRTSFFTYKNTDYPLKSWAADSQTDLLSFFQSDRELTASVFYTVAFQLLEFSPFIDFTDVEAFRKETGFPITFGDLLENLYQLLNTRTKNGNLLVDKLISEGLIPEDNTHHYFNGKSLATFSSHDAIREVVYVESRVDTDQDGRPDLIKVSIIRPRYQGKIPAVMTASPYHQGTNDPASDKALHDMNVDLVKKEPHQITVQDPELKLLQLDSLSPAQEVSEAEEKLGHIGTYTLNDYLLPRGFANLYVSGVGTKDSEGLMTSGDYQQIEAYKNVIDWLNGRCRAFTDHTRQREIKATWSNGKVATTGISYLGTMSNGLATTGVDGLEVIIAEAGISSWYNYYRENGLVTSPGGYPGEDFESLTELTYSRNLRAGDYLRHNDAYQQSLEQQRKDLDRQTGDYNQFWHDRNYLLHADKVKAEVVFTHGSQDWNVKPFHVYNMFRALPAHIKKHLFFHNGAHVYMNNWQSIDFRESINALLSNKLLGYESDFELPAVIWQENSQAQNWLTLEDFGGQEQKLQLQLGQNCQSIKNQYPEEDYNRFAKNYQSFKTELFEGKVNQITLDWTLEKDLFLNGASQLNLRLKSSTDKGLLSAQLLDFGPAKRLTPIPTPIEPRVMDNGRYYMLDNLVELPHTETPHRVITKGFLNLQNRTNLLTVEEVTPDQWLEFSFELQPTIYKMKKGDQLRLVLYTTDFEHTVRDKTDYKLTVDLKQSSLDLPTMTSH
- a CDS encoding YbaB/EbfC family nucleoid-associated protein — protein: MMNMQSMMKQAQKLQKQMEKGQAELAATEFTGKSAQDLVVAKLTGDKKVVSIDFNPAVVDPEDLETLSEMTAQALNHALAQIDDATQKKMGAFAGKLPF
- a CDS encoding glycerophosphoryl diester phosphodiesterase membrane domain-containing protein translates to MKSQRLGLLRLYRNLDKILLLFFTVFMLMELAWVPFNSFAAEALLKQTGYLFLSYTNALKVLTSNVWVGLAFLALFAVNLFIAYFQIGLIFMGLRNLLDEEERSAFQFIKKSFKDSGSLIRYARPSKVLFIALYMGFIFPFLRQILKIYYLNKILIPEFIVTYLKTALWMKLSIYALGFLLFLIAVRLMFALPKLFFEHFRLRDAIRYSLEKTKGHLIRYTWQLFWILAKSFLFFLLCSIPILMLQQYADGQSNQIALIAAVVNYCLIKLAYYFMVAYFLIKFVAFLTDSKLSEYRYRKGLPLMRWFILLVTSSVFALEGFVYLNLPLENVPLTISHRGVSQGNGVQNTVESLEKTVLLKPDYIEMDVQETKDGQFVMMHDANLKALAGVDAKPQELTLQELTALDISENGHTAKISSFDAYLKRANQMGQRLLIEIKTSSLDSDDMMDRFLSQYGANIKVYGHQIQSLDYQVIDKTVQYDESIPTFFILPYNTIFPRTQASGYTMEYSTLDENFVDKLWTTDKKLYDWTINDADSIGKSFRLGVDGMITDDLELVQSSIKELQNNPDYALLLMSKAADLLNFV
- a CDS encoding DUF536 domain-containing protein; amino-acid sequence: MAIEKTVSELAEILGVSRQAINNRVKALPPEDTEKNEKGVTVVTRSGLIKLEEIYKKTIFEDEPVSEDVKQRELMEILVDEKNAEIVRLYEQLKAKDSQLAKKDEQLRIKDVQIAEKDKQLDQQQQLTAKAMNERETLLLELDEAKEKVQEQERKGFWARLFGK
- a CDS encoding NAD(P)/FAD-dependent oxidoreductase gives rise to the protein MKYFDTIIIGGGPAGMMAAISSSFYGQKTLLLEKNKRLGKKLAGTGGGRCNVTNNGNLDDLMAGIPGNGRFLYSVFSQFDNHDIINFFTENGVKLKVEDHGRVFPATDKSRTIIEALEKKIAELGGTVITNTEIVSVKKSDSLFTVRASDQTWTCQKLIVTTGGKSYPSTGSTGFGHDIARHFKHTVTDLEAAESPLMTDFPHKALQGISLDDVTLSYGKHVITHDLLFTHFGLSGPAALRLSSFVKGGETIYLDLLPQMSQQDLAEFLEEHREKSLKNCLKILLPERMADFFAQPFPEKVKQLNLSEKEALIKQIKELPIPVTGKMSLAKSFVTKGGVSLKEINPKTLESKLVPGLHFAGEVLDINAHTGGFNITSALCTGWVAGSLHYE
- a CDS encoding MerR family transcriptional regulator — encoded protein: MYHIKEAAQLSGVSVKTLHHYDKIGLLVPDKLENGYRIYSQADLERLQVILYYKYLGFSLEKIAELLSQDEQTLLPHLVRQLEYLKQERDRLDTLISTLQKTIQDEKGERKMTMKEKFAGFTYEDNQKYHQEAVKEYGQEVMAEALTRQNGREEESAAAFNQVFQSLAENMQQGLPVEAAENQEQATRLLQAIRTFGFDCSLQVFAHIGQGYVHNPEFKKNIDQFGLGTAQYTADVIAAYVRTNAE
- a CDS encoding class I SAM-dependent methyltransferase gives rise to the protein MAEAGHKFLAKLGKKRLRPGGKLATDWLIEQGHFSSDKKVLEVACNMGTTTIELAKKYGCQITAVDLDKAALAQAKLNGDKAGVSELVTFEQANAMKLPYDDNSFDIVINEAMLTMQTDKGKAKCMDEYYRVLKPGGVLLTHDVMLKQKDENVREELSRAINVNVGPLTEGSWIQLARSHAFDRVDTFVGEMTLMSLRGMIYDEGLGGTLKICFNALKKENYSQFMKMFKMFQKNQEKLGFIAMVSRK
- a CDS encoding AzlD domain-containing protein → MISKYILLVILLSALVTWIPRVLPFILVKYKGLPPMVERFLKYLPVSIIFALILSSVTNAKTGQLPSFKWLDLMAVFPTSYVAFKYKNLIATVVFGVVLVALLRYLAGFLGL
- a CDS encoding AzlC family ABC transporter permease translates to MRGQTFKQGAQAAVPTALGYIGIGLACGIMAAPYMNPLEMGLMSILVYAGSAQFAMIGLFTQQAPVLAIALTVFLINIRHLLLCLHASTLFRKSSLMQNIVIGSFLTDESYGVLMGEQVHTKEIAASWMMGNNFMGYTAWILGSVLGTALGALLPNPESFGLDFALVAMFIGIFSSQFTIMLRRVKIKKLFLVLGVVGLAYLVLTMLLQNSLAVLFATLLGCTVGVILDDK
- the tsaD gene encoding tRNA (adenosine(37)-N6)-threonylcarbamoyltransferase complex transferase subunit TsaD, whose protein sequence is MKDRYILAFETSCDETSVAVLKNETELLSNVIASQIESHKRFGGVVPEVASRHHVEVITVCIEEALAEAGISEEQVTAVAVTYGPGLVGALLVGLAAAKSFAWAHDIPLIPVNHMAGHLMAAESVEPLEFPLLALLVSGGHTELVYVSQAGDYKIVGETRDDAVGEAYDKVGRVMGLTYPAGREIDQLAHQGQDIYDFPRAMIKEDNLEFSFSGLKSAFINLHHNAQQKGEYLSNQDLSESFQAAVMDILMAKTKKALEKYPVQTLVIAGGVAANQGLRERLAAEIQDVKVIIPPLRLCGDNAGMIAYASVSEWNKKNFASLDLNAKPSLAFETME